A window of Streptomyces sp. NBC_01689 genomic DNA:
GCTGTGCGTCGACCCCGGTTACGTGGAGGGTGTCCTGCGGGACGGCGCCGCCAGGGCCAGGGAGATGGCCAGACCCCGGGTGGACTCGGCGTACCGGGCGGTCGGGCTGCTGCCGGCGGGCTGAACCGGCGGGGCCGGGCGGGTGTGCCCGGCCCCTTCGCCGCTCGTGCCGCCGTGTCGCTAGCCGTTGCCGGAGGCCAGCTCGCGGCTGCGGTCGCGGGCGGCCTCCAGCGCGGCGATGAGGGCCGCGCGGACTCCGTGGTTCTCCAGTTCGCGGATCGCGTTGATCGTGGTGCCCGCGGGGGACGTCACGTTCTCGCGGAGCCGCACGGGGTGCTCCCCGCTGTCGCGGAGCATCACGGCGGCGCCGATAGCGGACTGGACGATCAGGTCGTGGGCCTTGTCGCGGGGCAGCCCGAGCAGGATGCCGGCGTCCGTCATGGCCTCGACCAGGTAGAAGAAGTACGCGGGGCCCGAGCCGGAGAGGGCCGTGCACGCGTCCTGCTGGGACTCGGGGACCCGGAGCGTCTTGCCGACGGCGCCGAAGATCTCCTCGGTGTGGGTGAGGTGCTCCTCGGTGGCGTGGCTGCCGGCGGAGATGACGGACATGGCCTCGTCGACGAGGGCGGGGGTGTTCGTCATGACCCGCACCACCGGGGTGCCCGCGGTCAGCCGCTCCTCGAAGAACGAGGTGGGGATGCCGGCCGCGCCGCTGATGATCAGGCGGTCGGCGGGGAGGTGGGGGGCGAGTTCGTCGAGGAGGGTGCCCATGTCCTGCGGCTTGACCGTGAGGATCAGGATGTCGGCGTTCTTGGCGGCCTCGGCGTTGGTGACGGCCGTGACTCCGTGGCGCTCCTGGAGCTCCCTGGCGCGCTCGGGGCGGCGGGCCGTCACGAGGAGGTCGGCGGGGTCCCAGCCGGATCGGATCACTCCGCTCAGCAGGGCTTCGCCGATCTTTCCGGTACCGAGGACTGCGACTTTCTGGCTCATGGTGCGGGTGCCCTCCAGGGGTGCGTCGTCCTGGGGTCATCCTCGCACCCGGGCGGTCGGGCGGGGCGGTCCGTCCGCTGGGCGGACGGACCCGGCCGGTCAGCGCGTGCGGCGCTTCAGGGTGGCGGCGCCGAGGAAGAGGACCAGGAGGGCGCAGCCCGCCACGATCAGGACGTCGCGGACGAAGCCGGCCGTCATGTCCGTATGCCTGAGGACCTCGTTCATCCCGTCGACGGCGTAGGACATGGGGAGCACGTCGGAGACCGCCTCCAGGGCCGGCTGCATGCTGGAGCGGGGTGCGAAGAGGCCGCACAGGAGCAGCTGGGGGAAGATCACCGCCGGCATGAACTGGACCGCCTGGAACTCGGAGGCCGCGAAGGCCGAGACGAAGAGGCCGAGGGCCGTGCCGAGGAGCGCGTCGAGCAGCGCGACGAGGAGCAGGAGCCACGGGGAGCCGGTG
This region includes:
- the proC gene encoding pyrroline-5-carboxylate reductase; the protein is MSQKVAVLGTGKIGEALLSGVIRSGWDPADLLVTARRPERARELQERHGVTAVTNAEAAKNADILILTVKPQDMGTLLDELAPHLPADRLIISGAAGIPTSFFEERLTAGTPVVRVMTNTPALVDEAMSVISAGSHATEEHLTHTEEIFGAVGKTLRVPESQQDACTALSGSGPAYFFYLVEAMTDAGILLGLPRDKAHDLIVQSAIGAAVMLRDSGEHPVRLRENVTSPAGTTINAIRELENHGVRAALIAALEAARDRSRELASGNG